DNA sequence from the Daphnia pulex isolate KAP4 chromosome 8, ASM2113471v1 genome:
ttaaattaaacaattaaatatcGAGTTGATCTTACGGCGAGCATATTTGACACGAGGTCGTTTTGCTTTTTCGGccattatttgtttcaatttttccgcTGCCTTTAAAATAGAACGAGCCATTTCTTTGTgcctggaaagaaaaaagaaataagtttaTTTACTTCACTTTAATTAGCTTTCTAACGACGAATTCAATAAGGATATTACTCTTTGTGATTCGCTAAATCCCGCCGGATGCGTTGGCTAAGCGTTTTTCTCCGAGttatttccttcttcaaaAAGCTCTTCGCCAACTCCAAGTCATTTATgtcattttcatcatcttctggTGTTGATGCCCTCGGCTTTTTAGTCTTATTTTGCACAGTTGGTCCTTCCAGTTGATGGATTTCTCCGTTATGAGATTCTACACATCTGTCGACTGATCTTTTATCTCGTGCAAGCTGAGGATTCATTGCTGCGTAACTAAGATCCGTAAGAATAATACAATCGGTAGATTCTTCATGGTTTTCATCAACGTTTGAATGTGTAACAGGTGAATCCGATGATGCGGCTTGACACATGGTTTGAGTGTCAGAAGATTTCTTCGATCTATTTGATGTCTGCCTAGGAACATTCTCTTTAAATTGAGTAGCATCTTCAATGCATTTTCGACAAGAATTGCTTTTCTTGGAACCCAACAAGAGACAATTTTTCGACCGGGTTTCACCATTTTCTTCAGCCTGTAGGTTTGACGATGAGGAATTTTTTTGCGATTTCGGTTCTGGATAGCCCATGCACTCGGGAATTTGGTCATAAATTCGCAAACGATCGATAAGCTGATTGACTGTTGAGAATGGAGACGGAGTTACGCTTAGGATTTCCTGACCTCGAAGGAAGTAACGAAGGGTGCGTGTGTCTCCGTTGATGATGACAGTTTTGGTGTACTCGAACTTGTTTTCATCCaaccatttgaattttgagcaAATGAATTCTTGTTCCTTTAGACTTCCTTCTTGCCAAAACCTGAAAACGAGGAAGGGGTTGAagagggaaagaaataaaagatgtttaaaaaaattttttttttatataagaaaataaatacaaataaaaaacgaaccaCGAAAATGGGAGGGTCGCTTCTTTTGGACTCAAAAGGTTTTGACGAGGTGCTGATGAGacttttcccaatttttgaGCAGTATTATTGCCTATTCTTTGAATAACAGGGCGCACAGGTGGAGTCTGCTGATTGAAAGCATTCTGGCAGTTTGTTAAAGGTTGGTGGGTTGTAATTTGTTGAGCTGTTGGTGGCACCTTTTGCATCATTTGGACAGCATTACTTTGAAGTAAATTCATTGTTTTGTTAATCACAATTGGTCTGATGACAGCATCCTTGGAATTTAAGACCTTTTCTCTTGGAACTGGTCTGAGAATTAAAGTCTGGGGAAGCTCACGCTGAACACTTTTTTGAACTACTTGAGGAATGGTAACTGTTGGTGGTAAACTTGCCAAAACCATCTTTGAGGGATATACTTTTGTTACTATCTTTcctttaaaatgaaataaaaatatacctcaATTAGAAAAGTAAGATTACATTACATGCTGTATTATATACTTACTCACCAGTTAAAAGTGTAGGTACTGCACCAGCAGCAAGCTTTACACAGGGTTTCTCACGAGGCAATGGTCTATCATTATTTGCCTGGCCAGTTTGATTCTGTTGCTGGACAGGTACTTTGATAATATTTGCCTCCTCAAAGTGTTTGTGACAAACCAAATGAATTGTTTCCAGCTTTAGGTCTTTTCGACCAATAAATTTCTCCCAAAGCTCGACAGTGTTCTTATCTTTTGGCTTAAAAAAGTACAATGTTTCTTTGCACGGTTCACGTCCAGATTTGCAACCCTCAACATAACATTTAGTATCCATCTTTAAATGAAAAAGCACACAAATTAGCTAATCACTTTTCCCAACCTTTTCTTCTGTTAAAGAAAAGTAAACACACTTGAATCACTTCGTGAGTTCGTGTCATTGCACGTAAATTGTTGTCACTTGGCAGTAGCAGCCGACGTTGACATGTTCTAAAAATAGGTGAACATGTACGAATAAGCAAAGCGGCGCGTcgcgtgttttgtttttttaaagaatacggattttttttttgttttcgaaattaaattatttgttgcatttttgcattgcctttttttaaagaaaacttaGTATCAGGGCAGTTGTAAAAAAGTCACGGGTCGGGATTACGCGAACCAGCTGAATCACAATTATATAGcccaaaattcaatttattaa
Encoded proteins:
- the LOC124200449 gene encoding myoneurin-like; amino-acid sequence: MDTKCYVEGCKSGREPCKETLYFFKPKDKNTVELWEKFIGRKDLKLETIHLVCHKHFEEANIIKVPVQQQNQTGQANNDRPLPREKPCVKLAAGAVPTLLTGKIVTKVYPSKMVLASLPPTVTIPQVVQKSVQRELPQTLILRPVPREKVLNSKDAVIRPIVINKTMNLLQSNAVQMMQKVPPTAQQITTHQPLTNCQNAFNQQTPPVRPVIQRIGNNTAQKLGKVSSAPRQNLLSPKEATLPFSWFWQEGSLKEQEFICSKFKWLDENKFEYTKTVIINGDTRTLRYFLRGQEILSVTPSPFSTVNQLIDRLRIYDQIPECMGYPEPKSQKNSSSSNLQAEENGETRSKNCLLLGSKKSNSCRKCIEDATQFKENVPRQTSNRSKKSSDTQTMCQAASSDSPVTHSNVDENHEESTDCIILTDLSYAAMNPQLARDKRSVDRCVESHNGEIHQLEGPTVQNKTKKPRASTPEDDENDINDLELAKSFLKKEITRRKTLSQRIRRDLANHKEHKEMARSILKAAEKLKQIMAEKAKRPRVKYARPLMPCEKCGRMVRVARMKLHLKMHDGYKPHVCEVCGRGFADKSSLKSHSRFNHLGVPKPFMCSTCGHMCTNKKTLEIHEMTHTDARPFSCSICDKTYRSKANLNKHKRSHTGEKPYTCIVCAKSYSHSKSLKKHFSRHHENVGPDGTIDPHIGYTRRKAGTCDKRHSCTICGKAFSEKQALFRHVKRCHENGGTPINRGTRTRIVVPRYHCEVCQQKFCRVLAFERHRATHTGASVGVPCGQPDCDFMYSSLKELKEHLIEHHPEKVFHCELCDKVFLTQLNLTLHQVVHNPAQGFQCTSCPLRTSTMYALSRHEKIHMRERNQE